tgggCTGCTTCCCTTACTCGGACCAGGTCGGGATCCGACCAGATCTATACAGAACAGGTGTAGTTGTCCTCGGGTCCATTCAGAACAGGAttctatatttaaaaaaacaaacaattgatGCATATTGGATCCTGGTGGGAAAGCCCCAAGCCCACTGCGGAATGGTTCCAATGTTTTGGACCGGTAAAGACCTCGACCTCAACGGCAATGTCCGTGCTAAAACAGGTTATATCCATGATGAgtcctccatctatctctatgACAACAGGCACAACTCTTTAAGTCTTATTTTGTGCCTTGTGCGTTCACTTACATCAGTGCATTCATAAGAACCTAACCACCACGAAACTTATATTCAATCAAATAAGCTTCATGTAGCAAAtgagcaattacattttttgTGTACGAAATTTGACACCCATTGACCTCCATGCAAAACTTCCTTACTTCTTGGACAGATTTTTGTCAGAGTAAAACTTTTGGcgtcgcctcttcctctctggtagaAGACACTTCGAAGTACACAGAAATAAAGAAATGTGTCTGGAAATCCGACAACACCTTGTGTGAATGTTTGAGACATAACTCAACTTCACAATTTTCTAGCTGAAAACAAACACTTAGCACTTGACGGTATATAAAAGGAGACCATTGGTCACTGAATAGTCAAATGTTTATTCCTGATGGATAATACTGAAAAACAAATAGTACAAAATACCAAATTGTTATTATCATTGATAGTCAAGATCAACAAGGTCATGATTGATGTTCAGTGAAGATACTAATTTCTTATAGTAAAAGATACAATGTATTGAGAAACATAAATAAAAGCACAGGTTTCTCTGTGCACAATCACGACAGTTcatttcaacctgtccctggatgaccagcatggtctttGTTCCACTTTTTTGGAGTAGGTAGAATGTGTCCCCAACAACTGATACAAGGTCAGAGCTTTACAGATTTCTAATGGCAAACTTCGGGATTGAGGCTAGGTTAAAATTATCTTATGTTGATCTTCTCTCTGATTAGGGAGCAACTTCTACCCTAGTCAGCAAATTCAATTTTCCCTCTCCAAAGAAATCCTGGTAAATATCAATTATCAAACGTCTCAAAATGTTATGAAAAGCACTCATGGTTTTTTAACTGCTCTGGTTCGCCGaagctctttccacactgggagcactGGTGAGCGCTGCCGGCCTTGTCTCTGTCTCCACTGTGGATCAGCTGGTGTCTTTTCAGGTACTCTACCCTGCTGAAGCGCTTCCCGCACGCCTCGCATCCGTACGGACGCTCGCCTGTGTGAATCCGCTGGTGCCTCTCCAGGTTGCCTAGGCGACTGAAGCTCCTCCCACACTGCTGGCAGCAGTGCTGcctctctccagtgtgaaccACCTGGTGCCTCTCCAGCGAGCGAGAGTGGGTGAAGCCCTTCCCACAGAGCTCGCAGCGGTGGGGCCGTTCGGCtgcgcacacacactcatggttcTTCAGGGCCCAGGCATGGCTGAAGGCGTGGCCGCACGAGGCGCAGGGGAACAGGGTGTTCTCTGTCCCTCCTTCCTGCAGGTGGGCGTCCCCCAGGGGGCAAGGGTGCTCTTCAAGCTCAGCCTCGTTGGCGAAGCCCCCGCCGCACTGCATGCAGAAATGCATCaggtcccctgtctcctcctcaccacTGTCATCCACGCTACCCGGAGCAGACAGGTGATGTAGGCCCTCGTCTGAGCCTCCCTGCTCCCCCATCCCCTCACCATCCCTCAGCCTCTTGGGCCAGCGTGGCTGCAGCTCCCCTCCAGCCCCCACTGGCAGTGACCCCTGTAATTCCTTCAGACGGGCACCGTGAACCTGCAGGGCATCACCATAGTCCCTCTCTGAGGCTGTGGGACTTTCCAGCTCCCCCTTCTGTTCCAGCCCATCCAGACCAATGTACTTCTGGCCCAGGCTGAACTCACTGTCTGCCACTACTTCCGGATCAGGGGTCCTGGAGCCATGGTTGGAGCCTGCTGTGGGGGGGATCTTCAGGGCTGCCTGCTCGCGCCCCCTCTCTGCCCTCAGGGCCGTCTCCAGCCCACTCAGGTCCACCACACTCAGCGCCCCCTCTGACACCTCCGTTGGAGGGGACCCCACGTCccactcctcctcatccccctcttcaggCCTCACGGCTAGGGGCCGCTTCAGGGCCACAGGGCTGAGCTCCATGTCTCCTACTGGGCCgagagaaggagggtgagagTCTGTTAGAGGAGCAGTACTATGAGGGTGTATGCAAACATATTGTACTGCAGACACTTAAGAAAACTTCACTGTGTTCACATTGAGGTTATCACTATCCAGGAGGTGTGATCATCATGTTTTTGGTTCTGAGCTTTCAGCTGGAGTCAGTACCTTCGCTGTGGGTTCTGGATCCATGGCAGTTCTGGTTGGGTGGGTCCATCTTCAGGGCTTCCTTGATCAGCCGCAGAGACGCAGGCTGGTAACCCCCATCCACCATATCACCGGACTACAGACAGAGCAAAAATAAACTACATTACCCACCAGTACAGCCCCATATACTACACAATAATGCAATGCAGAATGCACGACCACAACCAGTATTTTTGTGCATGCGAAGTGCACTTTCACAAGTGCCACAAACAACGAGGGTCCTGTTTTACACAGGGCATTTTCTTTAAAAGTGTCAAGTTTAAACAGTTTGAGATACAATAAAGGTCATCTGTACATTGCATAGACGCAACTGCATGATCTCAGTCATGTAGAATAGAAAACTGTGTTCGCTCCCAAAATTCtattcatgtatagtgtctaCAACGCTCTGCACTTAACATTGACTGCCCTACTGAACAAGTGCTTGAGCTACTTCTGCAGTTGAATATCAAATCAGTGGCTTTCCACCATCCACACCATCTGCTGCAGTGTGTCTCATTGACTCAGAAAACAGCAGTTTAACAACATTCTCAGTCTCACCACACACAGATGATACGCACTGTTATTTTTGTAAACTAGTCGtctctgacacactgacactgtgTGCCACACTCAGATTCCTTGGCactcctcttctccctcacctcctctttgATGATGTccgtctcctccccctctcccgaAATACAGCCCTCCTCCAATagttctccttcttcttcctcctcgtcCCCAGGGACATGGATGAGGTACATCTGGCGTGCCTCCTTCCAGCCTCCCCCTGCTACTTCCCCggctgctcctcctccttcctcccacaCGCCTCCAAATGCAGGACCCAGCTTCTGCTTTCCTcctgtggagggggagagaggaagggaatggatcgggtgagaggaggaggaggggtcgagcatgaaggagagaggagagagagggaagcagtgATAGAaatgaaggagaggaaggaaagcagggaggggagggatggcagggagtgggagagaggcagaggagagggggagcagaggcaGAGGGCATGAGGAAGGGGagagtggggggagggagagagagagagagcatgttgaacgagagcaggaggagggacaGCATGCAGCGGGAGAAAgcataaaggagaggagggagaggagagcagtgaCAGAAATTGAGGAgttgggggaagggagagagagcatgatgaaggagaggaggcagagtacGGAGCAGAAGCGGGAGAGAGGAGGCGGCGGGagtgaagagggagggagggcggaggGGGTGGGagtgaagagggagggagagcggagagAAAAGTAGAGGAGGTgggggcagggaggagagagggcattatgaaggagagcagagatggagggagagagagcagagaggagtgggggaggtgagggacagagagaggacatgaagaggaggaggagggagagtggaggagtagtggaggagggaaggagatgaaGGGGAGCCGTGACAGAAATGGAAGAGTTGGGGGAAGGGAAATAGCATGATGAAGGAGAGGAGGCGGAGTAGGGAGCGGAAGCGGCGGAGTGAgtgtgaaggagggaggagggggtgggagtgaagagggagagcggagagagtagaagagagggagggacagggagagagggggggcagggaggaagggagggggcagggaggaagggagggggcagggaggaaggggggggcagggaggaagggggggcagggaggaaggggggcagggaggaaggggggggcagggaggaaggcagggaggagggggggggcatggaggaggggggcagggaggaagggagggggagaggaaggaagggagcagagaggcaaagaacagagagaacatgaaggaggaggagatgggggagggagagcagaggagtagaaaggaaagggagggagaaggcTCAGTTTCTGCCAGATGGCTTCCAACATAACAAGTACCTCTTCACACAAGCATTACAGGCTTTTGACTTAATGTTACACAAGTAATCAACTTGTGTTAATTTGATATGCAATTACATATCATTTCAACAATTATAATATGAAGAATACCATTTTTTATTTTAGTTTTATACATAGGGCAAGACAAATGTGTAAAAAACGACTATATGGTCCGTGATGCTTTTGTGGCTGTACTTACTAAATATGAACACTTACGGGGCACTTCAATTTTTCGCTTTTTCCGCCCACCGTCCTCCGACCCTATCAAACCAGCATTGCGGCGATTCTCTGCCCACCCCATCCCGTACTTGCGTTCATTTCTCAGTTTGTTCTCGGTCAGTCGGAGTCGGAGTTTCAGAGCCTCCATTTCATTCCTATTCAGAGATATTTCCACCAGAAAGTCGTTCACCGTGTCCTGGAACAGTTTGGTGATCTCGCACACCGACGCTCGGATCAAACTGTCCATGACAGAGGTGAGGTGTGTCTGGAACGTCTCCACCGAGTCCGCCATGAGTTCGCTGCCGTGACGATCACACGATCGATCTGGGGAACTGGACCAGACAGATATTCAACTGTTACACATGTACAGCATTAGTTAACTATGTTGACTGAGTTTTAACAAATTCACATTATCAGTGACACTAGCTACTGTTATTAGTCAGCAGTATCATATAGACCTAGTGGCCAACTAGTCTAATTTCTGAAAGACTACACTTTTTCTTGCTAACATTAGTAATTAAGTAGTATCCTAGATACCACCTCACTACTCCCAACTAATAGACCGTTGAGCAAGACAGCCGAACTTCGTATGGAACGAGGAAGGACAAAAGCACACCCACCCATCATTCGAGGttcagttagctagctacattgctGCCTAAACTAAAGCTTTAGCTAGATGGTAGCTGGCTAGTTAACTAAGGCGATTAACGTTACTATTGCAATAGTGAATACCCCGAAACCAAACTGTAGCAATGCCGGTTAGCTAGTTAATGATCGTCGCGACGCTATCCTTCTTGAATACAACACAAGAACAGCTCAagcgctaacgttagctagtaactagctaacattagctagctacgcACCGTGAAGTCGCTGAAATCCGAATATTGAAGTATTCGATAACTAAACACTGTTTGTTCTACACGACAACCGAGAAGAATGCAGATAAGCCAAGAGACGAAACGCCAAAGGAAAAAAATAGATCCAACTTTATGTCCTCCCTTCGAAGCAGCGTTTTCTTTCTTGCCTCCTGCACAGGGTTGCCAGttctttaaaaataaaatagCAAAAAACTAACCGAAACCCACCCACAAAGCCATAAAACGAGACCAATAAATACGGCATGAGAAGTTGTATTTAGCCAATAAAAcctttttccataaagttttcGAGCGAATTGAGGTGGATATCGACGTAATGAGCAATATTCGCTTTTCCATCAAAATAATAGGCCTAATTTTTGTGAGCTAACTTgacttgaaaatgtatttaactaggcaagtcagttaagaacacattcttatttccaatgatgtGGGTttagctgcctgttcaggggcagaacgacagatttgtaccttgtcagctcagggatttgaacttgcaaccttttggttactagtccaactctctaaccactaggctaccctgtcgaaTATGTAGCAAATAAAAAGATAATTCACCCTTATTATACTTGTAAATAAATCAATTTTACGCATGTGTTTAACTATAGGTACATCCAACAGGAGGGTTTGAGGGATGAAAGTTGGACAGAGGATCTCAAAATCTCTATGCAAGAAACACTTGAATGAACTTCAAAATAATGTTTGGCTATTTTCTGTCAATTGTTCTGTTATGTGCCAGATGTTAAGTCTACAACTTATTTGCGTGATTGACTTGTCATTTCAATAGACATAACCCAGGCCTACTGACTCGAATCTGGATTTATGATTGTATTTTACCTTTGCCATGGTTTGGTTAGCTAGATGCAGGTTGCCCATTGCCCCTGATCAGTGGCGATTTtggcatgtaaatcttggtggggcaaactcaaaAGTCATTACAAAAACACAACACTTTACAATACATTAATTAATTgaactataacagtgacaaactaTGCCCACAAGTGGTTAGGGCCTATATAAAGGCTagctgtcccaacaccttaccactgctacacatggctatcagcggagccttgtctggcagaaAAACTGTTATTTCAGCCTAATTTACTGCCtataaaaaaacatagctgatatggctgacttgcttaaacaaattgggtttctactgacaattgagatgtacaaactatggcatatgATGGGATGACGAGCGGACAAGAGGTAATCCGTCATTTAGATTAAGTAAAAATACCTTAAAGTATTATGTTtattttgggtatctgtactttactatttacttttacttcactacattcctaaatacaATAATGTACTttatactccatacattttctctgacacccaaaagtactcgttacatt
This window of the Oncorhynchus keta strain PuntledgeMale-10-30-2019 chromosome 4, Oket_V2, whole genome shotgun sequence genome carries:
- the LOC118378393 gene encoding zinc finger and SCAN domain-containing protein 22-like isoform X3, whose translation is MADSVETFQTHLTSVMDSLIRASVCEITKLFQDTVNDFLVEISLNRNEMEALKLRLRLTENKLRNERKYGMGWAENRRNAGLIGSEDGGRKKRKIEVPRGKQKLGPAFGGVWEEGGGAAGEVAGGGWKEARQMYLIHVPGDEEEEEGELLEEGCISGEGEETDIIKEESGDMVDGGYQPASLRLIKEALKMDPPNQNCHGSRTHSEVGDMELSPVALKRPLAVRPEEGDEEEWDVGSPPTEVSEGALSVVDLSGLETALRAERGREQAALKIPPTAGSNHGSRTPDPEVVADSEFSLGQKYIGLDGLEQKGELESPTASERDYGDALQVHGARLKELQGSLPVGAGGELQPRWPKRLRDGEGMGEQGGSDEGLHHLSAPGSVDDSGEEETGDLMHFCMQCGGGFANEAELEEHPCPLGDAHLQEGGTENTLFPCASCGHAFSHAWALKNHECVCAAERPHRCELCGKGFTHSRSLERHQVVHTGERQHCCQQCGRSFSRLGNLERHQRIHTGERPYGCEACGKRFSRVEYLKRHQLIHSGDRDKAGSAHQCSQCGKSFGEPEQLKNHECFS
- the LOC118378393 gene encoding zinc finger and SCAN domain-containing protein 22-like isoform X1; the encoded protein is MSSLCPSPPPLLSALSPSISALLHNALSPPCPHLLYFSLRSPSLFTPTPSALPPSSLPPPPLSRFCSVLCLLSFIMLSLPSPNSSISVTALLSLLSFMLSPAACCPSSCSRSTCSLSLSLPPLSPSSCPLPLLPLSSASLPLPAIPPLPAFLPLLHFYHCFPLSPLSFMLDPSSSSHPIHSLPLSPSTGGKQKLGPAFGGVWEEGGGAAGEVAGGGWKEARQMYLIHVPGDEEEEEGELLEEGCISGEGEETDIIKEESGDMVDGGYQPASLRLIKEALKMDPPNQNCHGSRTHSEVGDMELSPVALKRPLAVRPEEGDEEEWDVGSPPTEVSEGALSVVDLSGLETALRAERGREQAALKIPPTAGSNHGSRTPDPEVVADSEFSLGQKYIGLDGLEQKGELESPTASERDYGDALQVHGARLKELQGSLPVGAGGELQPRWPKRLRDGEGMGEQGGSDEGLHHLSAPGSVDDSGEEETGDLMHFCMQCGGGFANEAELEEHPCPLGDAHLQEGGTENTLFPCASCGHAFSHAWALKNHECVCAAERPHRCELCGKGFTHSRSLERHQVVHTGERQHCCQQCGRSFSRLGNLERHQRIHTGERPYGCEACGKRFSRVEYLKRHQLIHSGDRDKAGSAHQCSQCGKSFGEPEQLKNHECFS
- the LOC118378393 gene encoding zinc finger and SCAN domain-containing protein 2-like isoform X2 translates to MSSLCPSPPPLLSALSPSISALLHNALSPPCPHLLYFSLRSPSLFTPTPSALPPSSLPPPPLSRFCSVLCLLSFIMLSLPSPNSSISVTALLSLLSFMLSPAACCPSSCSRSTCSLSLSLPPLSPSSCPLPLLPLSSASLPLPAIPPLPAFLPLLHFYHCFPLSPLSFMLDPSSSSHPIHSLPLSPSTGGKQKLGPAFGGVWEEGGGAAGEVAGGGWKEARQMYLIHVPGDEEEEEGELLEEGCISGEGEETDIIKEESGDMVDGGYQPASLRLIKEALKMDPPNQNCHGSRTHSEGDMELSPVALKRPLAVRPEEGDEEEWDVGSPPTEVSEGALSVVDLSGLETALRAERGREQAALKIPPTAGSNHGSRTPDPEVVADSEFSLGQKYIGLDGLEQKGELESPTASERDYGDALQVHGARLKELQGSLPVGAGGELQPRWPKRLRDGEGMGEQGGSDEGLHHLSAPGSVDDSGEEETGDLMHFCMQCGGGFANEAELEEHPCPLGDAHLQEGGTENTLFPCASCGHAFSHAWALKNHECVCAAERPHRCELCGKGFTHSRSLERHQVVHTGERQHCCQQCGRSFSRLGNLERHQRIHTGERPYGCEACGKRFSRVEYLKRHQLIHSGDRDKAGSAHQCSQCGKSFGEPEQLKNHECFS